The Megalops cyprinoides isolate fMegCyp1 chromosome 15, fMegCyp1.pri, whole genome shotgun sequence region TGTAGGTACTTTTGATATGGTCACACAAATTCAAGtggtctgtgtttttaaatgcttgttGACTTGACGGATTGTCAAAAAATATGGCATTCATTTCAAGCTCAGATAAGACACAGTAATGGCGATGGTGAGGATGAGCGTTCACAGTTGCCACAGTTTCACATTCAGTTCACTGGTGTGACCAATGTAGCTGTATGGCTGAGTTAGTGCGATTTTCTTCATGGTCTAATACAGCTTGTTATACTTTGTTTTGCTAAGGCAGTCGCTTGTGGAATAGCAATTTTATATTCACTGCAGttaaataaatactgcagtTAATTAGTTTTCAAACATACTGCATATGGGCTATATATTAGATTTTTGTACTGTATAGAcatgtctgtctggctgtttgTGCTATGGTTGGTTACATGAACAGCTGTATTAGCATGGCCATTCCTAAGGTAGTCAGTAGTTGTGTAATGAACAGGTATGGAAATGTGCCACTCctcaaagaagaaaataaatatcagtGACAAAGTATTTTTCTCCTTCCTGAGTTTCATGCTTTTCTTTGCCAGTAAACGTATCTTGTTAATGTCCTCCTTACAATAGTGGGGTGATGGGAATCAGAAATAATCCTCTTCATTGCAGGCACCAGGATTATCTATGATCGCAAGTTCCTGCTAGACCGGCGCAATTCCCCCATCGCTCAGACTCCCCCAGCCCACCTCCCTGTCATCCCAGGGGTTACCAACCACAGCACTGTCAATGAAAACAAGAAGAACGGAGCCAACAATGTGAACAACCATGATGGCAAACCAGGAGTGGGTAAGTGGATCTAGTTCTGTCTAGTACCTGAGCAGCAGCATGTAAACACAGGTCTTTCCAGGACAAGCTTGCCAAGTCATCTGCACTTCACTCACATTTTGTGTGAATAATTCACAACAtcattaacccccccccccccccttcatgtTGTGGTTTTGAGACAATATAAACCAAAGATGAAAGATTGGCCTTCAATTAAATAACTTTGGGCTCAGTAACTATAATATCATGTGTCGTTTGACTTATAACGACTTGAGTTTTTCataaagaaatatattgtatCTGTTCTTCACGCTTAAGACATTGCCAGATAAGGTTACAGTACCCCCACTTCCCCAGAGTGAGTTAGCAACATGATTAGAATGGCATGTAACAAGAACTTGGCATGTAATGACTTTGATGTTCATGCTTAAGTGATGTTTTATAATTATCCAACCTAGCAAAGAATGCCGTCCTGAATgcaaggtttctttttttgccattacCTGTGCATTAATAACAGGACTTGACATATATTCATGTACacttcagttttacatttttacagtcagaACGAAAACCTTGAAAatccttttatctttttttttattgcttagTCTCCCAAATtgcctttgttgttgttaaacCACTGCTTGTTACTAATGATTCCAAAGGAATAAGGGCCCAAGGGAAGGAAATTACAGGATACTCCAATAATAATTTAGTCTCCCTACACATTAgttattttttacacaaattaaaCTGTGTGGTCATCTCACTGAGGTCTAGGCTGCAGAATGCAGGATATCAAGGTTAGTATCTACGCAAGCTCTTTGGACGGTCTGTCTAAGGTCAACAGCACTGTAGCTGTACTTCATGAGATGGTAAtgatatcattttcaaataaataaaacctcaAGTGATCAATAAATCAGAACAATTGAATCCACATTGACCTAGAactttaaatgaacatttatgcatattttatacatgtaGTATACAAATATTAGCCAAGATACTTTTAGTTTTGAAATTAAGGAACTTTTGGCCTGTATCCAGTTCTCCTGATTTCTCTTTAGTAGGTGTGTTTACAACACACCAATGCACATTATAATCAGTGCTTAAATACCTGTGACACTGTATTTATAATGATCTGAACCGTGTAACCCACCCAATTTGATCCTTCTGCTAAATTGTACCCATATGCCTGTGACCTGGGCACACATTGAAAAATGCTCAGTACAAAGGTGACATCTGCCATTATTAGTTGTTATGAGGGTAAATGCTTTACACTAACTGAATGTAAAGATTAATGCACAGGAATCAGTCATAAGCTTGGATGGTCACTATAATACTTAATTCAGATGACACTCTGTTGGTCAGGCGCTACAACCGAAGTCTGAAAGCTGTTGAAGTTAGTGTATCATCACCAATGATGCATATATCAAAGCTGAATAAACTGTATTTGCTGTGACAATATGGGCCACAAAAGGGTGCTCAGACTCCCTCAGTATGGCTACCAAACCTCCAGAGTGGAAATAATCTGTTTTTGAGCAGTGCTGCTAAACATAAACCACAAGGCCTTTAAATAGATGACTGTTCCTGTGTGTAAAATGGCTGTTTTAATATCTGGCcagctacagaaaaaaaaggttgctCCACCTAGTGGTAAACCAGTGATATTGCGGCTCTGGCTGAAACCAGGGACAGATGGACCCTGTAGGTTGAAGTTTCctggtttgcttttttctttggCAGTCTAACTCCTCAGAAATGGCTGAAATTGCTTCCCATGAGGGTATCTAATGTAGTTTGCAGCATTAGCCATGTGACTGGAACACAAAATAAGTAATGATTTAAACTGAACCCCTAATGAAGCAGCAAGCAAgttgtcattgttttaatttgttttcataatggTTCTCTGTAATATGAAATGCCTTCTGGAAGTAATACAGCTGCAAGAATAACTTGTTGCTTAAACATTCTGTATTGAGTTAAATGAAGCTCCCTACAGAGAGGTAGCAGAGattgcatgtaaaaatatgGTTTTGTTTATACTCAATTAAAGGTGAGGACGCACAGTTCGAGATGGACATCTAGCGCAGAAGAGCTACAGTGAAGAAGCTGGAATCACCTGGtatctgtgtgactgtggcTTGGCTTTTAGAAACCAATATTGTTAGCCCTTACAGCCTTTGCTCTTTCTTTAGCTGCTGGGTGCAGAGCACACCATGGGATTACCGGTATGGCTGACACGGCGCTGAAAAATAACAACCAGGCTGTACCATTTTGTTAGAATCGGTTACTGTGTCTCTCCCCCTTGAAATCACAGTTGTCATCAGTGAATCCTACGCAACTAGAAGAAAAGGATTGGGACTGAACTcttcactggaaaaaataaGAAGTTATAGACCAGGATCGAAGCAATAATCTCAGTTTTTTGTTATCTCTGGTTTTTAACCTGCACCTTTTAGTAAAACTGGCCACAGTGCCACTCTATTTTGGAAATACCCTAATTGGTACACTTAGAAGTGCTCTTCTTTATGGAGCAAAATTGAGCCTAGTTGAACCCTGTTTCAAAAAGCATCTTATTGGTTATGTCTGAAAGGCCTTGCTCAATGGTTTGTGTATAAATCCTGGCGTTATGTGTTCAGTGCACATGCTTTTACTTGAATTGTCTAGTTTGCTTGTCCAGGTAGAATTTTTTTGCACAGTGTTTGATTGAATTTTACAGCTTAAGAGTAAGATTAACCATGGTGAGAAGACAGTTAAAGATCTCACCTGCTTGTAGACCACAAGGTGTCCAGCAAAGTTATTGAGGGAATCCTGTTTCATAAACTtgcctttattttaaatacagagcAGGGAATCCTGTGATTATTCCTAAGCTTATCATTTCTGTCAGTCATTAATGCAAGCTagacatgatttttttgttttattttttgaaaagtaattgATCTCACAttagcaagttttttttttcttggcagtATTACTGGTGACAGTTGGATACAGAAAGGCCTAGTAGTTCTGCCAACAAACATACCTTTTTAATTGTTCAGAAAAGATAATTGgctaaaaaaaatgtcattactcTGCATCTTTGCGTAAGAAGCAGTCCAGTGTAACGGGGAGTAATGTTTATCTGTTCCTTAAAGGATGTAGACTTTGtgtcaaatgttcattttgacattaaacAAACATCAGTTGTGGACCATTATGCAGACTGATGGTactacatatgttacaattgtGAATGTTTctctaaatgtaaatattaataatgaccCTTTCTTTCTACCTCCAATgggagcatttaaaaaaaattctacatgTCATCAAGAAAGATGCACAAAAACATCCAAAGTGGTAAGAATTTACTTATTGATAAATTGTTCATAAAATTAGCTGCATCTTGAAGAGTGCAGTGTGGCATGAAAAGAACGCGAGTGACTTTTTTGAAGCTGACCTCCAAACAGCTATTAAAGAGTGGCTATGTGAGCTGATCTTGGGACGTGCctgcatgcacagacagacacataggTCAGCTAAAATATCATGCTTGTTTATGACCTTATTTTACACAGATGGCAACAGCCTTTCCAAAGCCCTGTTTCTTGCTGATTCAGTGGAAGGTAGGAAAGCACTGACAAGTCAGGTTGTtcttatacatattttaatatatttaaaaaaattgttcttTATTTCCATAAGAAAACTGTGTAGCAAATTTACTTTTGTTACACCAGCTTACTGTTAcaaaactttaatttaaaattggAACCCTCTctccaaatatatatatatatatatatatatatatatatatatatatatatatatatatacatacatatatatatatatatatatatatatatatatatatatatataaatgtaaatgtataatgtgtgtatatatatatatatatatatatatatatatatatatatatatatatatatatatatacatttttcaggTGTTAAGACCAAACTTTGAACACTCATGTGAAACCGAGAGTCgagaatacaaaaaaattgGAATCCTCAAGTATAACTCACTGTGAGAATCATAGTGCA contains the following coding sequences:
- the eif4ebp2 gene encoding eukaryotic translation initiation factor 4E-binding protein 2 is translated as MSTGRQHSESRAIPTRTVLINDTTQLPHDYCTTPGGTLFSTTPGGTRIIYDRKFLLDRRNSPIAQTPPAHLPVIPGVTNHSTVNENKKNGANNVNNHDGKPGVGEDAQFEMDI